CGAGCCCGGGCCAAAAGGCTTTGACGATGCCGTTTCAGAGCGGATTTATGATTGGCCAAGGATCGTTCCTCCATGTAATGTTCGCTGAAGCAGAGTTACTTATGCGAACTCGTTAAATGCGTCAAGCAAAATATTGATCAAGCCGGGGGAGGGAACCCCACCCTCCCCAAAAACTCTTAACGGGTCATTTTCGTAAGAGTAAAAAAACTGGTCACGGTGACCGGATGATCCCCGTTGAAAGTTTTTGAAGGGGGTCCAGGGGGAAACTTTTTTCAAAAAGTTTCCCCCTGGCCGCCGGAGGCGCCCTCTTTCCCTCTTACACCTGCAACGCGGCGAAGTCCGCCACGCGGCCCAGGCGGTCGACCAGGGCCTTGAGCAGATTGAGTCGATTGAGGCGCACGTCCATGGCGTCGCACATGACCATGACGTTGTCGAAAAAGGCGTCCACGGTCGGGCGCAGTTCGTAGAGCACGTCGAGCACGGCGGCATAGTCGCCGGCGTGAAACAGTGCATCGTAGCGCGGAAAGACCGCTTCACAGGCCGCGGCGAGGTCTTTTTCCGCCTGTTCTTCCAGAAGCTCGGGCTTGATCGCGCCGGAAAGCGGCACCCCGGCCCCGACGCCCTGCTTGCGGATGATGTTGGCCGCGCGCTTGAAGGTCAGCACCGCCTGGCCGAAGTCCGGCGTGGCGGCAAAAGCGGCCAGGGCCGCCACGCGTTCGGCCAGGGCCGCGATATCGGTAAACGACGCTCCGACCGCCGCCTCGACCACCAGGGTGTCGAAGCCGCGCCCGGTGAAGTAGGCCCGCAGGCGTTGGCCGAAGAAATCGAGCAGCTTGGCCAGAAGGTGGGTGCGGTCCACCTTGAACTTCAGGTCGCCGTAGCCGTCGATGGCCGCCTGGAGCAGTTCCATGAGGTCGAAGCGCAGCCCGTGCTCGATGACGATGCGGCAAATGCCGAGCGCCGCGCGGCGAAGCGCATAGGGGTCGGCCGCGCCGGTCGGGGCCATGTCGTTACCGAAACAGCCGGCGAGCGTATCGGCCTTGTCGGCCACGGACAGGATCGCCCCGGCCAGGGTGGCGGGCACCGGGCTGTCCGGTCCGGCCGGCAGGTACTGTTCGCCGACGGCCCGGGAGACGGTCTCGGACTGGCCCTTGCGGCGCACGTAGATGCCGCCCATGATGCCTTGCAGTTCGGCGAATTCGCCCACCATCGTCGAAACGAGGTCCACCTTGGACAGGCCGCCGGCCTGGGAGGCCTCGAGCATGATCTCGGGCTTGCCGGAAAGCTCGGCCACCACGCCGCACAGCCGTTCGAGGCGGCGGGCCTTGTCGCGCATGCTGCCGAGTCCGGCCAGAAATACAACGCTTTCGAGCTTTTTCTGCCAGGTTTCGATGTCCGTGCCCAAATCGGCTTCCCAGAAAAAGCGCGCATCTTCCAGCCGGGCCGTCAACACCCGCTGCCAGCCCCGGCGTACCAGCTCGAGATCGGCCGGCATGAGGCCGAGTGTGGTGAGGAAGACCGGCAGCAGTCCGCCCTTCCCGTCTTGCACGGCGAAGCTTTTCTGGTGCGACTCCATGCTCGTGATGAGCACTTCGCGCGGCACGTCGAGGAATTTGGGGTCGAACCGGCCGAGGACCACCACCGGGTGTTCGGTCAGGCCCGTGACCTCCATGAGCAGCGTGGGATTGATGACCGCCGTGCCGCCGGCTTCGGCCGCCAGCTTCTCGGCTTGCGAACGGACCATGCCTTCGCGCTCCCGGGCGTCAAGGATGACCTTCCCCTGGTCGCGGATGACGGCGAAGTAGTCCTTGGCCGTGGCGATGGAAAACGGGCCCGGGCCCATGATGCGGTGCCCGCGCGTTTCTCGGCCCGAGGCGATGTCGTCCAGGCGAAACGGCACCACGGCGTCGTCGAGCAGGGCCAGAAACCAGTGCACCGGCCGGCCGAAGGCGAATTCACGGGAGCCCCAGCGCATCCGTTTGGGGAAGGACAGTTTTTTGACCACATCCTGGCAGATGCCGGGCAGAAGGTTCATGGCCGTCTCGCCGCCAACGGTCTTGCGCAGGGCCAGATAGCGGCCTTTTTCCGTCTCCATGACGAAGACGTCGGCGACGTCCTTGCCCTGTCCCTTGGCAAAGCCCGACGCGGCGGGCGTGGGGTTGCCCGAGGCATCGAAAC
Above is a genomic segment from Solidesulfovibrio fructosivorans JJ] containing:
- the glyS gene encoding glycine--tRNA ligase subunit beta, with the protein product MPHFLFEIGFEEMPARFLAGLTEEARALFSEELAQVKLGSDAVAAFATPRRLVVSIPELAEASPREEEVVTGPPERVGFDASGNPTPAASGFAKGQGKDVADVFVMETEKGRYLALRKTVGGETAMNLLPGICQDVVKKLSFPKRMRWGSREFAFGRPVHWFLALLDDAVVPFRLDDIASGRETRGHRIMGPGPFSIATAKDYFAVIRDQGKVILDAREREGMVRSQAEKLAAEAGGTAVINPTLLMEVTGLTEHPVVVLGRFDPKFLDVPREVLITSMESHQKSFAVQDGKGGLLPVFLTTLGLMPADLELVRRGWQRVLTARLEDARFFWEADLGTDIETWQKKLESVVFLAGLGSMRDKARRLERLCGVVAELSGKPEIMLEASQAGGLSKVDLVSTMVGEFAELQGIMGGIYVRRKGQSETVSRAVGEQYLPAGPDSPVPATLAGAILSVADKADTLAGCFGNDMAPTGAADPYALRRAALGICRIVIEHGLRFDLMELLQAAIDGYGDLKFKVDRTHLLAKLLDFFGQRLRAYFTGRGFDTLVVEAAVGASFTDIAALAERVAALAAFAATPDFGQAVLTFKRAANIIRKQGVGAGVPLSGAIKPELLEEQAEKDLAAACEAVFPRYDALFHAGDYAAVLDVLYELRPTVDAFFDNVMVMCDAMDVRLNRLNLLKALVDRLGRVADFAALQV